From a region of the Myxococcaceae bacterium JPH2 genome:
- a CDS encoding alpha/beta fold hydrolase: MSRPPSPRSTSLPPRWEPAWKQGAEGRTPPVGPIEAGLLAQLAPALTPRVHWLPGGGALRVLEGGEGPPVVFLHGRGHSATMWFTFLTALARGHRVLAVDLPGFGQSTPPEATPRTAEDGLRFFTEPVEEGLGTLVEGPLALVGHSLGGLVALELALRGKLPVSRLVLVDAMGLGPEMGRASRWFFRAGPERLARNLGPWAMDRMLPPPPTPLGQRLGALGYELLAPRGGRPEAARAFGTLVPLTGPVFHRRERLAEVAAPVLLVWGERDETLPATLAEEAARRLPQARLLRVDAGHSPHLERPEVLLPELKSFLSGTASPEP; this comes from the coding sequence ATGTCCCGTCCTCCCTCCCCCCGCTCGACGTCGCTTCCGCCTCGCTGGGAGCCCGCCTGGAAGCAAGGCGCCGAGGGCCGGACACCGCCCGTGGGGCCCATCGAGGCCGGCCTCCTGGCCCAGCTCGCGCCCGCGCTCACCCCGCGCGTCCACTGGCTGCCCGGAGGGGGCGCCCTGCGCGTCCTGGAGGGTGGAGAGGGACCGCCGGTGGTGTTCCTGCACGGACGCGGGCACTCGGCCACGATGTGGTTCACCTTCCTGACGGCCCTGGCTCGGGGGCACCGGGTCCTTGCCGTGGACCTGCCCGGCTTTGGCCAGTCCACGCCCCCGGAGGCCACGCCCCGCACCGCCGAGGACGGCCTGCGCTTCTTCACCGAGCCGGTGGAGGAGGGCCTCGGGACGCTCGTCGAGGGCCCCCTGGCGCTGGTGGGCCACTCGCTGGGGGGGCTGGTGGCGCTGGAGCTTGCCCTGCGAGGAAAGCTGCCCGTGTCCCGGCTGGTGCTCGTGGACGCCATGGGGCTGGGTCCCGAGATGGGCCGCGCCTCGCGCTGGTTCTTCCGGGCGGGGCCAGAACGACTCGCGCGCAACCTGGGCCCGTGGGCCATGGACCGGATGCTGCCGCCCCCGCCCACGCCGCTGGGCCAGCGACTGGGGGCGCTCGGCTATGAGCTGCTCGCCCCGCGTGGAGGCAGACCCGAGGCCGCGAGGGCCTTCGGGACGCTGGTGCCGCTGACGGGCCCTGTCTTCCATCGACGCGAGCGGCTCGCCGAGGTAGCCGCGCCCGTGCTTCTGGTCTGGGGGGAGCGGGACGAGACACTGCCAGCGACCCTCGCCGAGGAGGCGGCGCGGCGCCTGCCCCAGGCGCGGCTGCTCCGAGTGGACGCAGGACACAGTCCGCATCTGGAGCGGCCCGAGGTACTGCTCCCCGAGCTGAAGTCCTTCCTCTCGGGCACGGCCTCGCCCGAGCCCTGA
- a CDS encoding class I SAM-dependent methyltransferase has product MERRNDWYEHPEYYEAIFGTDTEREVDFLLALSAKHGTGGKQWLEPACGAGRLVAAAAARGLKVAGYDISETMLAHARKRLTPAQRRRVKLRASRMESFAEPSLDGRVDLAHNLVSTFRYLDSEAAAVEHLSGTRKLLRPEGIYVLGFHLSEYERTTPEHERWVGRVGRDSVVCNTHEGLPDRRLRRSPMRNRLRVTGPGKDWLIETTWFFRTYDGAQAQRLFRASGMRVLATYDFDYRIDEPLGRGSPRLDRVFVLQPAPDAALPRRPARRAKP; this is encoded by the coding sequence ATGGAACGACGCAACGACTGGTACGAGCATCCGGAATATTACGAAGCCATCTTCGGCACGGACACCGAGCGCGAAGTGGACTTCCTCCTCGCGCTCAGCGCCAAGCACGGCACGGGCGGCAAGCAGTGGCTGGAGCCCGCGTGCGGCGCGGGCCGCCTCGTGGCCGCCGCCGCGGCGCGAGGACTCAAGGTCGCGGGCTACGACATCTCGGAGACGATGCTCGCCCACGCGCGCAAGCGGCTCACGCCCGCGCAGCGCCGTCGCGTGAAGCTGCGCGCCTCGCGCATGGAGTCCTTCGCCGAGCCCTCGCTGGACGGGCGCGTGGACCTGGCCCACAACCTCGTCTCCACCTTCCGCTACCTCGACAGCGAGGCCGCCGCCGTGGAGCACCTGTCCGGCACGCGCAAGCTCTTGCGGCCCGAGGGCATCTACGTGCTGGGCTTCCACCTGTCCGAGTACGAGCGCACCACGCCGGAGCATGAGCGCTGGGTGGGGCGTGTCGGCCGCGACTCGGTGGTCTGCAACACGCACGAGGGACTCCCGGACCGGCGCCTGCGCCGCTCGCCCATGCGCAACCGCCTGCGCGTCACGGGGCCGGGCAAGGACTGGCTCATCGAGACGACGTGGTTCTTCCGCACCTACGACGGCGCCCAGGCCCAGCGCCTCTTCCGCGCCTCGGGGATGCGTGTGCTGGCCACCTACGACTTCGACTACCGCATCGACGAGCCCCTGGGCCGAGGCAGCCCCCGCCTCGACCGCGTGTTCGTCCTCCAGCCGGCGCCTGACGCGGCGCTTCCTCGTCGCCCGGCGCGCCGCGCGAAGCCCTGA
- a CDS encoding VWA domain-containing protein — translation MPMLPDLAFNNPEVLPALLLVPLLLLAALWERRRRATLRFSAAHVFARGGKGLRTYLLPLLPVLRAAAVAAAVLAIARPQSRDSRVRDLSVEGIDIVVALDLSTSMEAGDFRPQNRLHVAKEVLGEFISSRVNDRMGLVVFAGAAYTQAPLTLDYGVLKEVLKQLRTRVLEDGTAIGDAIATSLNRLRDSEAKSRVVVLITDGDNNAGKISPLDAAAMAKSLHVPIYTILVGKGGKVPFPGGTDLFGNTVWRETEIPINPELLQDISDRTGGEYYRATDPEGLKRGLQQVLDSLERSKLMEGGASATYREDFHPFLLLAFGLAALELLLRSTFLRVFP, via the coding sequence CTGCCGATGCTGCCGGACCTCGCGTTCAATAACCCGGAGGTACTCCCGGCCCTGCTGCTGGTGCCGCTGCTGCTGCTCGCGGCGCTCTGGGAGCGTCGCCGCCGCGCCACGCTGCGCTTCTCCGCCGCGCACGTCTTCGCGCGCGGGGGCAAGGGCCTGCGCACGTACCTGCTGCCGCTGCTGCCCGTGCTTCGCGCGGCGGCGGTGGCCGCGGCCGTGCTCGCCATCGCCCGGCCTCAGTCGCGCGACTCGCGCGTGCGGGACCTGAGCGTGGAGGGCATCGACATCGTGGTGGCGTTGGACTTGTCCACGTCCATGGAGGCCGGTGACTTCCGTCCGCAGAATCGCCTGCACGTCGCGAAGGAAGTCCTCGGCGAGTTCATCTCCAGCCGCGTGAATGACCGCATGGGCCTGGTGGTGTTCGCGGGCGCGGCCTACACGCAGGCGCCGCTCACGCTCGACTACGGCGTGTTGAAGGAAGTCCTCAAGCAGCTGCGCACGCGCGTGCTGGAGGACGGCACCGCGATTGGTGACGCCATCGCGACCTCGCTCAACCGCCTGCGGGACTCGGAGGCGAAGAGCCGCGTGGTGGTGCTCATCACGGACGGCGACAACAACGCGGGGAAGATTTCGCCCCTGGACGCGGCGGCCATGGCCAAGTCGCTCCACGTGCCCATCTACACCATCCTCGTGGGCAAGGGCGGCAAGGTGCCCTTCCCTGGGGGCACGGACCTCTTCGGCAACACGGTGTGGCGCGAGACCGAGATCCCCATCAACCCCGAGCTGCTCCAGGACATCTCGGACCGCACGGGCGGCGAGTACTACCGCGCCACGGACCCCGAGGGCCTCAAGCGCGGACTCCAGCAGGTGCTCGATTCGCTCGAGCGCTCGAAGCTGATGGAGGGCGGCGCGAGCGCGACGTACCGCGAGGACTTCCATCCGTTCCTGCTGCTCGCGTTCGGGCTCGCCGCGCTGGAGCTGCTCTTGCGCTCCACCTTCCTGAGGGTGTTCCCGTGA
- a CDS encoding sigma-54-dependent Fis family transcriptional regulator — translation MRDEMAQLMAALRDARDFETAATATLRRMLEVAEDAVAASRYAGRARVLRGIVHLRQGEVYRRLAALDVGASEIADAGVGTPFFTSATAWRAVMEHRSAVSIDVNVGTVQPHAPDAPVTGDPGLVGFHSTESRQRFLGRHASHVCVLPLRTPGGMAGMISLEADCLAAMGQEFVWRGVGERLQLLGDVAAPYLTGLPQRPVATPQVDEFLPVVGRSMAELLPILRVFALQDETILISGATGAGKSRLARWCHERSSRRGKPFETLDLVTVPEDLQMAELFGWKKGAFTGAVRDAPGSVARSEGGTLFIDEIDKLSLKAQAGLLHLLESRSYRPLGEGTGERLADVRFIIGTNADLHAEVRAGRFREDLYYRVNVLPVRMPALQERQDEIPMWARYMVSRRHRERQPEGHARLTPETERLLVASSWPGNLRQLDNIVRRAYTLAMVEHAGASGELVLEERHVARALDYEQAPAGRPIPEALRAAAQAFVSEARRRNAPLDLDLADAFRGLVLAMAIRQVGRDEAFRLLGRESLVKNRNHHKALKRELEKVDALYKALGEDSSPFLDLLNSEGEEAA, via the coding sequence ATGCGAGACGAGATGGCCCAGTTGATGGCCGCGCTCAGGGATGCCAGGGACTTCGAGACGGCTGCGACCGCCACGCTGCGTCGCATGCTGGAGGTGGCCGAGGACGCCGTCGCCGCCAGCCGTTACGCGGGGCGCGCGCGCGTGCTGCGAGGCATTGTCCACCTGCGGCAAGGCGAAGTGTATCGGCGCCTCGCGGCGCTGGATGTGGGCGCGTCGGAGATTGCGGACGCGGGAGTGGGCACGCCGTTCTTCACCTCGGCGACGGCGTGGCGTGCGGTCATGGAGCACCGCAGCGCGGTGTCCATTGACGTCAACGTGGGGACGGTTCAACCCCATGCGCCGGACGCGCCGGTGACAGGAGACCCGGGGCTGGTGGGCTTCCACAGCACGGAGAGCCGGCAGCGCTTCCTCGGGCGGCACGCGTCGCACGTGTGCGTGCTGCCGCTGCGCACCCCGGGCGGCATGGCGGGGATGATCTCCCTGGAGGCGGATTGCCTGGCCGCGATGGGACAGGAGTTCGTCTGGCGCGGCGTGGGCGAGCGCCTGCAATTGCTCGGAGATGTGGCGGCGCCGTACCTCACGGGCCTGCCGCAGCGCCCGGTGGCCACGCCCCAGGTGGACGAGTTCCTGCCCGTGGTGGGCCGCTCCATGGCGGAGCTCTTGCCCATCCTTCGCGTGTTCGCGCTGCAGGACGAGACCATCCTCATCAGCGGCGCCACGGGCGCGGGCAAGTCGCGGCTGGCGCGCTGGTGCCACGAGCGCTCCAGTCGTCGGGGCAAGCCCTTCGAGACGTTGGACCTGGTGACGGTGCCGGAAGACCTTCAGATGGCCGAGCTGTTCGGCTGGAAGAAGGGGGCCTTCACGGGCGCGGTGCGCGATGCCCCGGGCAGCGTGGCGCGCTCGGAGGGCGGCACGCTGTTCATCGATGAAATCGACAAGCTGTCGCTCAAGGCGCAGGCGGGCCTGCTGCACCTCTTGGAGTCGCGCAGCTACCGGCCGCTGGGAGAGGGCACCGGAGAGCGGCTGGCGGACGTGCGCTTCATCATCGGCACGAACGCGGACCTGCACGCCGAGGTGCGCGCGGGTCGCTTCCGCGAGGACCTCTACTACCGGGTCAACGTGTTGCCGGTGCGCATGCCCGCGCTCCAGGAGCGCCAGGACGAGATTCCGATGTGGGCGCGCTACATGGTCAGTCGGCGCCATCGGGAGCGACAGCCGGAAGGACACGCGCGGCTGACGCCGGAGACCGAGCGGCTCCTCGTGGCGAGCTCGTGGCCCGGCAACCTGCGGCAGCTCGACAACATCGTTCGGCGCGCCTACACGCTCGCGATGGTGGAGCACGCGGGCGCGTCGGGTGAGCTGGTGCTGGAGGAGCGGCACGTGGCGCGGGCGCTCGACTATGAGCAGGCGCCCGCGGGCCGGCCGATTCCCGAGGCCCTTCGCGCCGCCGCGCAGGCCTTTGTCTCCGAGGCTCGGCGCCGCAACGCGCCGCTCGACCTGGACCTCGCGGACGCCTTCCGAGGACTCGTGCTGGCCATGGCCATCCGACAGGTGGGGCGCGACGAGGCCTTCCGCCTGTTGGGGCGCGAGAGCCTGGTGAAGAACCGCAACCACCACAAGGCGCTCAAGCGCGAGCTGGAGAAGGTGGACGCGCTCTACAAGGCGCTCGGTGAGGACTCCTCGCCCTTCCTGGACTTGCTCAACTCGGAGGGCGAGGAAGCCGCCTGA
- a CDS encoding AAA family ATPase, whose amino-acid sequence MNTDIRALTERVQQESSFVEVLNQETGKVIVGQRYMLERILIGLLCNGHVLLEGVPGLAKTLTVRTVADSLSATFMRVQFTPDLLPADLVGTMIYNQQTAAFTVRKGPIFANIVLADEINRAPAKVQSALLEAMAERQVTIGDQTFGLPSPFLVLATQNPIEQEGTYPLPEAQVDRFMLKVKVGYPTRDEEKVIMDRMSGGAMPRAQRVISLEHLVRARELVHAIYMDEKVKDYILNVVFATREPNRYGLKDLADYIQFGASPRATIALAQAARAHAFLRHRGFVTPEDVKAIAFDVLRHRVALTYEAEAEELTAEKIIQRVFDRVEVP is encoded by the coding sequence ATGAACACCGACATCCGCGCGCTCACGGAACGCGTGCAGCAGGAAAGCAGCTTCGTCGAAGTCCTCAACCAGGAGACCGGCAAGGTCATCGTCGGGCAGCGGTACATGCTCGAGCGCATCCTCATCGGCCTGCTGTGCAACGGCCATGTGTTGCTGGAGGGCGTGCCGGGTCTCGCGAAGACGCTCACCGTTCGCACGGTGGCTGACTCGCTCAGCGCGACCTTCATGCGCGTCCAGTTCACCCCGGATCTGCTGCCCGCCGACCTGGTGGGCACGATGATCTACAACCAGCAGACGGCCGCGTTCACCGTCCGCAAGGGCCCCATCTTCGCGAACATCGTCCTCGCGGACGAAATCAACCGCGCGCCCGCCAAGGTGCAGTCCGCGCTGCTGGAGGCCATGGCCGAGCGCCAGGTCACCATCGGCGACCAGACCTTCGGGCTGCCCTCGCCCTTCCTCGTGCTGGCCACCCAGAACCCCATCGAGCAGGAGGGCACCTATCCTCTGCCCGAGGCGCAGGTCGACCGCTTCATGCTGAAGGTGAAGGTCGGCTACCCCACGCGCGACGAGGAGAAGGTCATCATGGACCGCATGTCCGGGGGCGCGATGCCTCGGGCGCAGCGGGTCATCTCCCTGGAGCACCTGGTCCGTGCGCGCGAGCTCGTCCACGCCATCTACATGGACGAGAAGGTCAAGGACTACATCCTCAACGTGGTGTTCGCCACGCGCGAGCCCAACCGCTACGGCCTCAAGGACCTGGCGGACTACATCCAGTTCGGCGCGTCGCCTCGCGCCACCATCGCGCTGGCCCAGGCCGCGCGCGCGCACGCGTTCCTGCGCCACCGCGGCTTCGTCACGCCCGAGGACGTGAAGGCCATCGCGTTCGACGTGCTCCGCCACCGCGTCGCGCTCACGTACGAGGCCGAGGCCGAGGAGCTCACTGCCGAGAAGATCATCCAGCGCGTGTTCGATCGCGTCGAAGTTCCGTGA
- a CDS encoding DUF4401 domain-containing protein produces the protein MALRMSLNDVLTRLRAEGLVDDDLATRSREVMATHRKAEVGTPWFVKVLIGAGAWIAALFMVSFFVCVGLAKNEEALCGVGFLLVVSTLFLRRTGSGPFLEQLAVALCLTGAISMEVGCAQLFEHDATKVQVVVATVQIIICAGLLALYPDMLMRFMSTLGITSAAAVLAYEAAGAVGLAMMALVSAALMFVLFLSEPKLARGRWAPWLRPVSLGLVCTVAGYLLFGWGMGRVPLGLDETLWGPSEAVLVTVGMTAMVCATSWVILVEQDVNPMGLVAWSFIGTFVLLAVMTLHTPGIITAVGILLLGFHRRDAVTLGLAVVFLLCFGSAYYYDLQLSLLAKSLALLGSGFVLLGARQLLLRRAPSLTTEVP, from the coding sequence ATGGCGCTGCGAATGTCTTTGAACGATGTCCTCACGCGGTTGCGCGCGGAGGGGCTGGTGGATGACGACCTCGCGACGCGGTCGCGCGAGGTCATGGCCACGCATCGAAAGGCGGAGGTCGGGACGCCCTGGTTCGTCAAGGTCCTGATAGGCGCGGGCGCGTGGATCGCCGCGCTGTTCATGGTCAGCTTCTTCGTATGCGTGGGCCTCGCCAAGAACGAGGAGGCCCTCTGCGGCGTCGGGTTCCTGCTCGTCGTGAGCACCCTCTTCCTGCGACGCACGGGCTCCGGTCCGTTCCTGGAGCAGCTCGCGGTGGCGCTGTGCCTGACGGGCGCGATCAGCATGGAGGTGGGCTGCGCGCAGTTGTTCGAACATGACGCCACGAAGGTCCAGGTCGTCGTCGCGACGGTGCAGATCATCATCTGCGCGGGACTGCTCGCGCTCTATCCCGACATGCTCATGCGCTTCATGTCCACGCTGGGCATCACGAGCGCCGCGGCCGTGCTCGCCTACGAGGCCGCTGGCGCGGTGGGCCTGGCGATGATGGCGCTCGTCAGCGCGGCGCTGATGTTCGTGCTGTTCCTCTCCGAGCCGAAGCTCGCGCGCGGAAGGTGGGCGCCGTGGCTCCGTCCCGTGTCCCTCGGACTCGTGTGCACCGTGGCGGGGTACCTGCTCTTCGGCTGGGGCATGGGGCGCGTGCCCCTGGGGCTCGACGAAACGCTGTGGGGCCCCTCGGAGGCGGTGCTCGTCACGGTGGGCATGACCGCGATGGTGTGCGCGACGAGCTGGGTCATCCTGGTGGAACAGGACGTGAATCCCATGGGACTCGTGGCCTGGAGCTTCATCGGGACGTTCGTGCTGCTCGCCGTGATGACTCTCCATACGCCCGGCATCATCACCGCCGTGGGCATCCTGCTGCTGGGCTTCCACCGGCGCGACGCCGTGACGCTCGGGCTGGCGGTGGTGTTCCTGCTCTGCTTCGGCTCGGCGTACTACTACGACCTTCAGTTGAGCCTGCTCGCCAAGTCGCTCGCGCTCTTGGGCAGCGGCTTCGTGTTGCTCGGCGCTCGGCAGTTGCTGCTTCGGCGCGCCCCCTCCCTGACGACCGAGGTGCCGTGA
- a CDS encoding DUF2157 domain-containing protein — MPNDLLELQATPERLRALADAGVLSASARERALDLTLSSPPRDAWQTFLARTLLSLGALLVLSGVIYFFAYNWAALHRFAKLGLVSAAIAGMALAAWKLGTRLPGQMALLASAVLVGPLLAVYGQIYQTGADPYELFIGWSVLIIPWVALSRFAPLWLLMLGLVNTGSVLFWEQRMDTYEHTFGWLALGLGLLNGLACATHEHFAHAGVTWLQGRWMPRLLAVMTVTAPLGAAVEFIVDSSHRGWNNGLPLLFVLACMAAAYALHRKLRGELFMLTVAAVCAMTLVTTAVGYVLSKSWSSSEEVVLFIMPLLIILELGLTVVWLRHEASATGATEEV, encoded by the coding sequence GTGCCCAACGACCTGCTTGAGCTGCAAGCCACTCCCGAGCGACTGCGCGCCCTGGCTGACGCGGGAGTGCTCTCCGCGTCGGCGCGTGAGCGCGCGCTGGACCTGACCCTGTCGTCTCCGCCGCGCGATGCGTGGCAGACGTTCCTCGCGCGCACGCTGCTGTCGCTGGGCGCGCTGCTCGTGCTCTCGGGGGTCATCTACTTCTTCGCGTACAACTGGGCGGCCCTGCACCGCTTCGCGAAGCTCGGCCTGGTGAGCGCGGCCATCGCGGGCATGGCCCTCGCGGCCTGGAAGCTGGGGACGCGGCTGCCCGGGCAGATGGCGCTGCTCGCTTCGGCGGTGCTGGTGGGTCCGCTGCTCGCCGTCTACGGACAGATTTATCAGACGGGCGCGGACCCCTATGAGCTGTTCATCGGCTGGAGCGTGCTCATCATTCCGTGGGTCGCGCTCTCGCGCTTCGCGCCGCTGTGGCTGCTGATGCTCGGGCTGGTGAACACGGGCTCGGTGCTCTTCTGGGAGCAGCGGATGGACACGTACGAGCACACCTTCGGCTGGCTGGCGCTGGGGCTCGGGCTGCTCAACGGCCTGGCCTGCGCCACGCATGAGCACTTCGCCCACGCGGGCGTGACGTGGCTTCAGGGACGCTGGATGCCGCGGCTGCTCGCGGTGATGACCGTGACCGCGCCCCTGGGGGCCGCGGTGGAATTCATCGTCGATAGCTCGCATCGCGGGTGGAACAACGGCCTGCCGCTGCTGTTCGTGCTCGCGTGCATGGCGGCGGCCTACGCGCTGCACCGCAAGCTGCGCGGGGAGCTGTTCATGCTCACGGTGGCCGCGGTGTGCGCCATGACCTTGGTGACGACCGCGGTGGGCTACGTGCTCAGCAAGAGCTGGAGTTCATCGGAAGAGGTGGTCCTGTTCATCATGCCCCTGCTGATCATCCTCGAGCTGGGACTGACGGTCGTGTGGTTGCGTCACGAGGCCAGCGCCACGGGCGCCACGGAGGAAGTCTGA
- a CDS encoding GDYXXLXY domain-containing protein, with the protein MRGPFILGGLALVLVSALVIVMQKEAVLARGQPVLLRLAPVDPRSLMQGDYMRLNYAISTDQGWDNDGRPRDGNLVLRLDSDGVGQFVRFDSAEVPLAPGEFRLRYRIRDHRVRLGAEAFFFQEGHADRYEHAKYGELRVADSGTSVLVGLRDENRKPLGDAVH; encoded by the coding sequence ATGCGTGGACCGTTCATCCTCGGTGGGTTGGCGCTGGTGCTCGTCTCCGCGCTCGTCATCGTGATGCAGAAGGAGGCCGTGCTCGCGCGAGGCCAGCCCGTGCTGCTGCGGCTCGCGCCCGTGGATCCGCGCTCGCTGATGCAAGGCGACTACATGCGGCTCAACTACGCCATCAGCACGGACCAGGGCTGGGACAACGATGGCCGCCCGCGTGACGGCAACCTCGTCTTGCGCCTGGACTCGGATGGCGTGGGCCAGTTCGTCCGCTTCGATTCGGCGGAGGTGCCCCTGGCGCCCGGAGAGTTCCGCCTGCGCTACCGCATCCGAGACCACCGCGTGCGGCTGGGCGCCGAAGCCTTCTTCTTCCAGGAGGGCCATGCCGACCGCTACGAGCACGCGAAGTACGGCGAGCTGCGCGTAGCGGACAGCGGCACCAGCGTCCTGGTGGGCCTGCGGGATGAGAACCGCAAGCCCCTGGGAGACGCGGTGCACTGA
- a CDS encoding CBS domain-containing protein, whose translation MLTVGDLMSRDVVTLDESDGLLRGDDLLKLNHIRHLPVVKDGKLVGLVSHRDLIRALARRAANPTGPILGVADIMTRELDTVREDLPVRDAIHHLLDQRFGCLLVVDEPGQLVGIVTESDFMRLAARLLDREAHAGAGASPPMH comes from the coding sequence CTGCTCACCGTGGGGGACTTGATGTCCCGTGACGTCGTCACGCTGGACGAGTCGGATGGCCTGCTGCGCGGGGATGACCTGCTCAAGCTCAACCACATCCGGCACCTGCCCGTGGTGAAGGATGGGAAGCTCGTGGGGCTCGTCAGCCATCGCGACCTCATCCGCGCGCTCGCGCGACGAGCGGCGAATCCCACGGGGCCCATTCTTGGCGTCGCGGACATCATGACGCGAGAGCTGGACACCGTGCGCGAGGACCTCCCGGTGCGCGATGCCATCCATCACCTGTTGGATCAACGCTTCGGCTGTCTGCTGGTGGTGGATGAGCCAGGGCAGCTGGTGGGCATCGTCACCGAGTCCGACTTCATGCGGCTCGCGGCGCGGTTGCTCGACCGCGAGGCGCATGCGGGCGCGGGAGCTTCGCCGCCGATGCACTGA
- a CDS encoding VWA domain-containing protein, with translation MTPVGPWHFTLLGYQAGLAQPLFLGLCLVGLLLGALALVAALRRRSRLGILINERHAERLAPGVSVWRPAAQGGLYGLGLMLFGIALAQPQCGSKSELTKRRGIDVVVALDASKSMLARDVQPSRLDRARLELSTLLDELKGDRVGLVVFAGDAFIQSPLTSDYSAVKLFLRAVDPEMMPQGGTNVGAALKLCKQVLDNADRGAKERVVVLLSDGEDLMGEVAEATEALKESNVQVLAVGVGSESGEPIPVYDRRGEFVDYKKDSNGETVITRLDRAGLTAIAEASGGAFFYQPRGVAMGQVVERIDQMQKSELESRVTVRYDERFQTFAIPGLVLLVMGMLLIPSRRRAS, from the coding sequence GTGACCCCCGTTGGACCCTGGCACTTCACGCTGCTTGGCTATCAGGCGGGACTGGCGCAGCCGCTCTTCCTGGGCCTGTGTCTGGTGGGCCTGCTGTTGGGCGCGCTCGCGCTCGTGGCGGCGCTGCGGCGGCGCTCGCGCTTGGGCATCCTCATCAACGAGCGGCACGCGGAGCGACTCGCGCCGGGCGTCTCGGTGTGGCGCCCCGCGGCGCAGGGCGGGTTGTATGGACTGGGGCTGATGCTGTTCGGCATCGCGCTCGCGCAGCCGCAGTGCGGCTCGAAGAGTGAGCTGACCAAGCGGCGCGGCATCGACGTGGTGGTGGCGCTGGATGCCTCCAAGTCCATGCTCGCGCGCGACGTGCAGCCGAGCCGCCTGGACCGTGCGCGGCTGGAGCTGAGCACGCTGTTGGACGAGCTGAAGGGCGATCGCGTGGGGCTGGTGGTGTTCGCCGGCGATGCGTTCATCCAGTCGCCGCTCACGTCGGACTACTCGGCGGTGAAGCTGTTCCTGCGCGCGGTGGACCCCGAGATGATGCCCCAGGGCGGCACCAACGTGGGCGCGGCGCTGAAGCTGTGCAAGCAGGTGCTCGACAACGCGGACCGCGGCGCCAAGGAGCGCGTCGTGGTGCTGCTGTCGGACGGCGAGGACCTGATGGGCGAGGTCGCCGAGGCCACTGAGGCCCTGAAGGAATCCAACGTGCAGGTGCTGGCGGTGGGCGTGGGCTCGGAGTCCGGAGAGCCCATCCCCGTCTATGACCGCCGGGGCGAGTTCGTCGACTACAAGAAGGACTCCAACGGCGAGACGGTGATTACCCGGTTGGATCGCGCGGGGCTGACGGCCATCGCCGAGGCGTCCGGTGGCGCCTTCTTCTATCAGCCGCGCGGCGTGGCGATGGGGCAGGTGGTGGAGCGCATCGACCAGATGCAGAAGAGCGAGCTGGAGAGCCGGGTGACCGTTCGTTACGACGAGCGCTTTCAGACCTTCGCCATCCCGGGGCTCGTGCTGCTGGTGATGGGCATGCTGCTCATTCCGTCGCGCCGGAGGGCCTCGTGA
- a CDS encoding DUF58 domain-containing protein: MLPKDLIRRIRKLELRTRKVVSDMLAGQYHSVFKGRGMAFSEVRQYQPGDEIRVIDWNVTARMNEAYVKVFTEERELTVMLLVDVSASNEFGSKDRTKAEVTAEVAAQIAFSAIANNDRVGLILFSDRVEKVVPPRKGRTHVLRLVSDILTFRPEGKGTDLSAGLSYLRRVAKRKAVTFLVSDFLAKGYEKPLRLVGRKHDLVPVVIEDPLEQAFPRRGLVEMEDPESGERFIVDTSDPGVRGRFARAMQAARDERRQLFKKLELDHVELKAGDDHGKALVQFFRARARRMAA; this comes from the coding sequence GTGCTTCCCAAGGACCTCATCCGCCGCATCCGCAAGCTGGAGCTTCGCACCCGCAAGGTGGTGTCGGACATGCTCGCGGGTCAGTACCACTCGGTCTTCAAGGGCCGAGGCATGGCCTTCTCCGAGGTGCGGCAGTACCAGCCGGGCGATGAGATCCGCGTCATCGACTGGAACGTCACCGCGAGGATGAACGAGGCCTACGTCAAGGTCTTCACCGAGGAGCGCGAGCTGACGGTGATGCTCCTCGTGGACGTGTCGGCCTCGAATGAGTTCGGCTCGAAGGACCGCACCAAGGCGGAGGTCACCGCGGAGGTGGCCGCGCAGATCGCCTTCAGCGCCATCGCCAACAACGACCGGGTGGGGCTCATCCTCTTCTCGGACCGCGTGGAGAAGGTCGTGCCGCCGCGCAAGGGTCGCACGCACGTGCTGCGGCTCGTGAGCGACATCCTCACGTTCCGTCCCGAGGGCAAGGGCACGGACCTGTCAGCGGGGCTCTCGTACCTGCGGCGCGTGGCGAAGCGAAAGGCCGTCACGTTCCTCGTGTCCGACTTCCTGGCGAAGGGCTACGAGAAGCCGCTGCGTCTCGTGGGCCGCAAGCACGACCTCGTCCCCGTCGTCATCGAGGACCCCTTGGAACAGGCCTTCCCGCGCCGGGGCCTCGTGGAGATGGAGGACCCCGAATCGGGCGAGCGCTTCATCGTGGACACCTCCGACCCGGGCGTGCGCGGTCGCTTCGCGCGCGCCATGCAGGCCGCTCGCGACGAGCGCCGTCAGCTCTTCAAGAAGCTGGAGCTGGACCACGTGGAGCTGAAGGCGGGAGACGACCACGGCAAGGCGCTCGTGCAGTTCTTCCGCGCCCGTGCTCGAAGGATGGCGGCATGA